From the genome of Aerococcus sanguinicola:
GCCTCAGTGAGGATAGCATCCTCTATCTCGAGGCCAGCGACCAACAACACTTCTACCGCCAAGGTGAAGCTGAAATTTCCCAAGGGCTGGCTGTTGTTCCGACCGATGTTTTGACCAAGGATAGCCTGGCCTTCCCCGCCTTGCATGGACCGAATGGGGAAGATGGTACAATCCAAGGCCTTTTTGAAGCACTGAATGTCCCTTATACCGGGGCAGGTGTCCTTGCTTCAGCGGCTGGTATGGATAAGATTATCTCCAAGCAGCTCTTCCAACAAGCTCAGATCCCTCAGGTGCCTTTTGTTGCCCTGACTAGCTACCAGTATGAGACCGAGCGCAGCGAAGTAATTGCCCGCATTGAGGGGCAGTTAGTCTATCCTGTCTTTATCAAACCTGCCAATATGGGCTCTAGCGTAGGAATTACCCAGGCCCAGGACCGGGATGCCTTGCTCCAAGGCCTAGAGACAGCCTTCCATTATGATACCCGGGTGGTGGTTGAACAAGGGATTGAAGCTCGGGAAATCGAGGTGGCTGTCCTCGGGAATGAAGAGGTTCAGGTCAGCCAACCTGGTGAGATTGTCAAGGACCAAGGTTTCTACGACTATGAAGAGAAGTATATTAACAACAGCATCGAGATGGCGATTCCAGCCGACCTCCCAGAGGAAAGCGCCCAGGCTATCCAAGCCTACGCCAAGAAGGCCTATTTAGCTATTGATGGTTCAGGCCTCACCCGCTGTGACTTCTTCGTGACCCACAACATGGATATCTATATCAACGAGGTCAACACCATGCCTGGTTTCACCCAATTTAGTATGTATCCCTCTCTCTGGGCAGCTTCAGGCTTGTCTTATGAAGACTTGCTCGAGAAATTACTTAAGCTGGCCCTAGAGCGCTTTAATAAAAAACAAGGACTAGCCAACCAATAGGATGTGTGCCATGAAAAAATTAGCCTTAAATGAA
Proteins encoded in this window:
- a CDS encoding D-alanine--D-alanine ligase, with product MRIVLLYGGDSAEHDISVLTAASILKHLDYKKHQVQPVFIDREGQWIAGELLEEYSLSEDSILYLEASDQQHFYRQGEAEISQGLAVVPTDVLTKDSLAFPALHGPNGEDGTIQGLFEALNVPYTGAGVLASAAGMDKIISKQLFQQAQIPQVPFVALTSYQYETERSEVIARIEGQLVYPVFIKPANMGSSVGITQAQDRDALLQGLETAFHYDTRVVVEQGIEAREIEVAVLGNEEVQVSQPGEIVKDQGFYDYEEKYINNSIEMAIPADLPEESAQAIQAYAKKAYLAIDGSGLTRCDFFVTHNMDIYINEVNTMPGFTQFSMYPSLWAASGLSYEDLLEKLLKLALERFNKKQGLANQ